The following is a genomic window from Syntrophorhabdaceae bacterium.
CCCCACCATGCCGCATAGGAGATACCGCCGAGGGCAAACCCTACTGCCACGATCAAAGCTACCACGAATACCTTTTTCATACTGAAACCTCCTTATATGAATTTTCTATAAATATAAAGAGGAAATGTGAAGAGGTAACGAAGGGATTATGAAGAATTGTGAACGACCTCAGCCGGGAAGACCATTGTAAACGACGAGCCATTTCCCGGTATGCTTTTCACCATTATGTTCGCGCCATGGGCTTCCAACAACTCCTTCACTATGGTTAGACCAATACCGAGGCCTCCCCCCGGGCCATGGTAAAATCTTTCGAAGATGAAGGGGATATCTTCCTCCCTGATTCCGCTACCGCTATCTGCAACAGTTATCTCCAATCTTCCCTCAGTCGATCCTACGCGGACTGAAACGCTCCCACCGGAGGGGGTGGCTTTCAGGGCATTGCTCAGCAGATTCAAAATGATCTGACTTAACCGTTCGGGATCTGCGTAAAGGCTCAGCCCTTCGGGGCAGATCAGTTCCAGGACAACCCCTCCTTCCTGAAACCTTGTTCTGAACCTTTCTACAATGTTCCGGAGAAAAGACCGCAGATCTATCCGATGCCTTTCCAGGGAGAGCAGGCTGGCCTCCGCTTTGTTCAGCTCCTCAATTGCGTCGACCATATTCTTGAGTCTACCCGTTTCGTCATAAAGCGACTGGAGACACACGGAATCGTTCGGTATCAAACCGTCCATTAATCCTTCAAGCTCTCCGCGCATGACCCCTAAGGGCGTGCGAAGTTCGTGTGCCACGTCGGCGATCAGCTTCCTCCTCAGTATTTGCTGAGTCTCAAGGGCCTTTGCCATGTGGTTGAAGCTTTCTCCAAGCTTGCCGACTTCGTCGTGTCTGGATATGGCCACCCGCCTCTGCAAATCACCCCGGCTGATGGCAGACGCGGCTAAGGCCAGTTCCTTCACGGGACGGGTAAGCCGACGGGAGAAAAGAATACTCAAAAGGACAGAAAGCCCCCCGACAATAACCATTGACAGCATCAAGAACCCATCGGATCTCCGAAGAAAGATATCTTCCCTTACGGGACGTAGTTGCCTGATTTCAAGGGTTCCGAGCTGTTTTCCGGCAAGAAACAGAGGGTATGGCACAAAGACACCGGCACTTTCAGACACGCTGAATTGCGCCAGAGCTTCCAGTCTCTTCTTTACCAGCGGGGAAGCATTTTCGATGGCGCTCTTCGTATCGATTACGAGCCTTCCCCCATGATCCGTAAGCCTCATCTCAAAACCGGACATGAGCGCACGTATGGCTTCCTGTGCCTGAATATCGGTCTTCCATCCTCCATACCGCTCGTAGGACCCTTCCAGGTCAGCCTGTATCAGGTAGACTTTGTCTTCCGCTTCGCCTTCCAGATAGGCCCTGAAATCCCTGAGCATAAAGTGCCTGAAAAGAATGGTGCTGACCAGGGCTATAGCTACTACGGCGAGGAGAAGGATAAGAAACTTGAGCCGGAGACTCCTAAACATCCCTTTTTCCTGTGAACCGGTATCCGACGCCATAGATAGTGCGAATAAAGACCGGATTCTGAGGGTCATCCTCAAGCTTTCTGCGAATGTTCTTGATATGGGCGTCCACGCTCCTCTCGTAGCCTTCAAACTGATAGCCGAGCGCTTTTTCTACCAGTTCGCTCCTTGTAAACACTCGATCGGGAGACCCGGCAAGGGTAAAAAGAAGTTTAAACTCCGTCGATGTGAGCCGTACAATCCTACCTTTCTGCGTCGCCGTGTAGGTTTGGCCGTCTACAAGCAGAGACCCTTTGTTGAAGCTCATCGGTTCCGACCTGGAAAGATCTCCTTTTTCGAACCTTTTCAGAACCACTTTCACCCTGAATACCAGTTCTCTGGGACTGAAGGGTTTTACCACGTAGTCATCGGCACCCAGAGCGAACCCTGCGACTCTTTCCTCTTCGGAAGCCTTAGCCGTAAGCATGATTATGGGCACATCGGCGACCTCTTTGAGTCGAAGGCAAAGCTCCTCGCCGCTCATGTCAGGCAGCATCAGGTCCAGGATTACCAGAAGCGGTTTCTCGTTCTGTGCGGCCTCCAGGGCATCTTTTCCGCGCTCCGAGTGTGTTACACGAAACCCGGCATTCTCCAGGTAGACCTTTACGATGTGCGCTATTTTTGGGTCATCTTCTACAACGAGGATGGGATAAAGCATATATTAAATGTACAACACATACTCATTACATGCAACAGAGCAGCAGCCCCTCACCATCTGAATTCCCGGTCCCGGCCGCCATGATAAGCGGGGAATACGTATGACACCCCTCCATACACCGGACAACAGGGACATCCTATATTCCTCCCGTCGAGTAAAGGTGAACATCCAATAATACCAACACCCGAGAGATACCATGGCGTACCCCCCCTGTTTTGCAAGCAATGTCTGGAGGGAACAGTTGCGAATATTACCCATTTTGTGCATAGCGCGAAATGGGTAATATAGATGTGACCACCGGCAAAAACTTTCATTGCGTTTTTATGACCTTGTTACCTGCCCATTGCAGCCGGAAATCCATACATGTGCTTGACAGCTGTTGAAAGAGTGCTACAATTGTATTATTATCACTATACAAAACAATAATTGAACAGTGAAAAGGAGGTGAGAAAATTGAAAAAAGAGGTGGGGAAAAGGATACGTGAAAAGGAGGCGGTCTTCTGGAATGGCATCAAAAAAGCATTGGGAAAAGATGCTACAAAGAGATGTCATAAATGAAAGAGCTGAAAGAGTTGACGTTGCAGGTCTGCAACGCAATAACTGACAGGCAGCTAAGGAACGATGTTACCTTGCTGCCTGTCTTTATATTTTAAGCTATGAAATCTAATCAAATTAAGAAAACAGAGCCTTCTTTCGATTTTTTTGTTCAGTGGCATCTTACGGAGAGATGTAATCTCGCATGTACTCATTGCTACCAGGAAGAAAGAACCATGACAGAAATGCCGCTCCCTGAAATCAACAAGGTATTACTAAATATTTCCCATACAATCCAGCAATGGTCAGACATATATGCGATTCCTTTCTCTACAGGTTTTAATATAACAGGCGGGGAGCCGCTTCTCCGAAAAGACCTCTCGAAAATTCTTCAAAAAATCTGCAGGTATAAGTTCAACATATACCTTCTCACAAATGGAACGCTGATAAAAAAAGATAATGCCCGTATATTTGCGGATTTTCCCATTAGAGGCGCCCAGGTAAGCCTTGAGGGGCCGGAAAAAATACACGAAGCAATCCGGGGAAAACATAGTTTTTCTTCTGCGATGAAGGGGGCTCAACACCTTCTCGATGCCGGCATAACAGTGACGTTAAATGTGACCCTCTCTGAAATAAATGTAGCCTTTTTTTCAGACATGGTGTCACTGGCAACCAATCTTGGCGTTCAGCGCCTTGGTTTTTCAAGGCTTGTGCCTTATGGAAGAGGTTCAACATTGCTTTCCAAAATGCTTAAAAAGGAGAAAGTGAAAGAAGTGTATGAAAGGATATTTTCCATCAGTACCCCAGGTCTTGAAATCGTAACAGGCGACCCCGTTGCATCACAGTTGAATGCAGAAATTGCTGAAAACGATCGCTATGTATTCCCGAGCGGGGGCTGTGCTGCAGGGGTATCGGGAATTACCTTGCTCCCTGATGGTACGATCACGCCATGCAGGAGGTTGGGTATCCCTATTGGTCACATATTAAGAGATTCATTGAGGGAGATATGGGCAACCTCAAACGTCCTCAACGCTCTTAGGGACAAAAGTGCCTATAAGGGTAAATGCCGGATCTGCAACCGTTGGTCGAACTGCCGGGGATGCAGGGCTATTGCCTATGCCTACTCACTATCGCAGGGGAGAAGCGATTTCCTCGAAGAAGATCCGCAATGTTTTATTGAATGAGAAATTCTGCGCGATGAGGGACGTAGTGAACAAACGTAACTAACCCCTCCCATTGCCGGGACATAAGTCTTCAATGATGAGACCGGCAAGCTCGGGGATTGCCTTTTCAACCCCCGGTGTCAGGGTTTCGCTGAAGGTTGTGTTGTCCCTGATCTCGATGGCGTAGATATCGATGGTCTCCGGCATTGTGTAACCGAATTTACTGCCCAGTTCGACGGCAGTCCTCACATCAAGGAAATGAGGACCTACAGGATATGTCGGATTCCCAAGGTCATCCACATCGATCTTATAAATGTCGCCGGGGCTGCCGTGTTCCGACTTGATGGAATCGACAATAACCACCTTTTGGTAACCTGCCATGAGGTCCAGAAGTCCGATGCCGCCGAGACTTGCCTCGACAACAGTTATATNNNNNNNNNNNNNNNNNNNNNNNNNNNNNNNNNNNNNNNNNNNNNNNNNNNNNNNNNNNNNNNNNNNNNNNNNNNNNNNNNNNNNNNNNNNNNNNNNNNNATGATCGCGCCGCTTCTGTCCCGTATGTTGATCTCCAGGGGCATCTTGCCGGGGAGCGTATGGGTTGCGCACCCGAGACACGGGTCATAGGCGCGGAATGCCATCTCCGCCATGTTGAGCATCCCTTCCTTTACCTCGCCGCCCTTGATGAAGCCCTGGGCAGCCTTTTTCACGGAGAGGGCCATAGGCGCTGCATTGTGCTGCGTCGCTACTATGAGGTTGACCTTGTTGATCAAACCCCTGTCATCCGTTTCATAGTGGTGGATGAGAACGCCCCTGCAGGCTTCAACGCATCCGATACCTTTCCCGGTGAACTGGAAGTTCATGTTCCGGATATCTTTGCTTGTGAGGAGAGGATCGTTGGCTATCGCCTGGAGGTTCTCTGCCGCCTGGAGCGCCTCGATAAGCCGCGCCCAGTGGTAAGCGAGCGTATGGTGTGAAGGCTTTCCGAGCGTATTCACCATCTCTTCATATTCTTTCTGTGCAAGCGGTGTTGCCATGCCGTCGACGACGTTATACCTCGCAAGAGGGCCGACCCTGTAAAGGGATGTGTCATCTCCTTCGATGAGCCCCTTCCAGCCGATCTTTTTCAGATGGGTCAGGCGGATGTATGTCCATGGTTCCACCCACTCGCCGATGTAATCGGTGTAATCGTTGGGATGGAAGTTCGCAACCTCGTTACCGGAGGGGTCAACGATCCTCAACCTGCCTTCGTAGAAATTCATCCTTTTGTCATCGTCAACGAGACCCATATAATATGTCTTCAGGTTGTATGCGTCACTTAGTATAAGGTCGAGATAGGCCTTGTTTTTGAGGACCGCATCCTTAAAAAGCTGCATGGCAAAAAGGGCAAACTCGACCGACATGTCCGCGGTCTTCCTGATCTCCCTGCGCTCTTCCTCCGTGATGCCCCTCGGAACACCGCCCGGCAGGCCCCCCTCGGGGTGTGCAGGCTTGCTGGCAATGAGTTTTATGATGTCCCTTGTCCGCTTCCTTATGTCGATGACCTTTTTCCCTATGTCGAGACCGACCTTGTTAATTACGCCGAGGATGTTTCTCTCCGCAGGGTTTGCATCAGGGCCGACGACGAAATCCGGAGCAGCCAGAAAGAAAAAGTGTATATAATGATCTTCAATGAAATTTGCATTATATTGAAGCCTCCGTACCAGTTTTGCCGTAGGGGTAGGGGCGACGCCGTAGATATAATCGAGTGCCTTTGTGGACGCCATGTTGTGAG
Proteins encoded in this region:
- a CDS encoding hydrogenase maturation protease is translated as ITVVEASLGGIGLLDLMAGYQKVVIVDSIKSEHGSPGDIYKIDVDDLGNPTYPVGPHFLDVRTAVELGSKFGYTMPETIDIYAIEIRDNTTFSETLTPGVEKAIPELAGLIIEDLCPGNGRG
- a CDS encoding radical SAM protein; the encoded protein is MKSNQIKKTEPSFDFFVQWHLTERCNLACTHCYQEERTMTEMPLPEINKVLLNISHTIQQWSDIYAIPFSTGFNITGGEPLLRKDLSKILQKICRYKFNIYLLTNGTLIKKDNARIFADFPIRGAQVSLEGPEKIHEAIRGKHSFSSAMKGAQHLLDAGITVTLNVTLSEINVAFFSDMVSLATNLGVQRLGFSRLVPYGRGSTLLSKMLKKEKVKEVYERIFSISTPGLEIVTGDPVASQLNAEIAENDRYVFPSGGCAAGVSGITLLPDGTITPCRRLGIPIGHILRDSLREIWATSNVLNALRDKSAYKGKCRICNRWSNCRGCRAIAYAYSLSQGRSDFLEEDPQCFIE
- a CDS encoding response regulator transcription factor, whose product is MLYPILVVEDDPKIAHIVKVYLENAGFRVTHSERGKDALEAAQNEKPLLVILDLMLPDMSGEELCLRLKEVADVPIIMLTAKASEEERVAGFALGADDYVVKPFSPRELVFRVKVVLKRFEKGDLSRSEPMSFNKGSLLVDGQTYTATQKGRIVRLTSTEFKLLFTLAGSPDRVFTRSELVEKALGYQFEGYERSVDAHIKNIRRKLEDDPQNPVFIRTIYGVGYRFTGKRDV
- a CDS encoding ATP-binding protein, which produces MFRSLRLKFLILLLAVVAIALVSTILFRHFMLRDFRAYLEGEAEDKVYLIQADLEGSYERYGGWKTDIQAQEAIRALMSGFEMRLTDHGGRLVIDTKSAIENASPLVKKRLEALAQFSVSESAGVFVPYPLFLAGKQLGTLEIRQLRPVREDIFLRRSDGFLMLSMVIVGGLSVLLSILFSRRLTRPVKELALAASAISRGDLQRRVAISRHDEVGKLGESFNHMAKALETQQILRRKLIADVAHELRTPLGVMRGELEGLMDGLIPNDSVCLQSLYDETGRLKNMVDAIEELNKAEASLLSLERHRIDLRSFLRNIVERFRTRFQEGGVVLELICPEGLSLYADPERLSQIILNLLSNALKATPSGGSVSVRVGSTEGRLEITVADSGSGIREEDIPFIFERFYHGPGGGLGIGLTIVKELLEAHGANIMVKSIPGNGSSFTMVFPAEVVHNSS
- a CDS encoding Ni/Fe hydrogenase subunit alpha, yielding MGKKITINPVTRLEGHGKIDIFLNDNGDVEDAYFQVTELRGFERFCIGRPAEEMPRIVPNICGVCPTPHNMASTKALDYIYGVAPTPTAKLVRRLQYNANFIEDHYIHFFFLAAPDFVVGPDANPAERNILGVINKVGLDIGKKVIDIRKRTRDIIKLIASKPAHPEGGLPGGVPRGITEEERREIRKTADMSVEFALFAMQLFKDAVLKNKAYLDLILSDAYNLKTYYMGLVDDDKRMNFYEGRLRIVDPSGNEVANFHPNDYTDYIGEWVEPWTYIRLTHLKKIGWKGLIEGDDTSLYRVGPLARYNVVDGMATPLAQKEYEEMVNTLGKPSHHTLAYHWARLIEALQAAENLQAIANDPLLTSKDIRNMNFQFTGKGIGCVEACRGVLIHHYETDDRGLINKVNLIVATQHNAAPMALSVKKAAQGFIKGGEVKEGMLNMAEMAFRAYDPCLGCATHTLPGKMPLEINIRDRSGAI